A region of the bacterium BMS3Abin11 genome:
GCGTGCCTCGAAGCGAATGGCCATAGTCCTTTGCAAGAGGCAGAACGCGGCCATGGACGCTGACAGACCAATCCTTCGGACGCTCCTTCCTGTGGTGTCCCTCAGCAGCGTTGCGGTGCTTGACAAGGACTGGGCCATTGCCGGGGGCGCACCATGCCTTGCTGCGAAACACCACAGGAACGCTGAACCCGGCAATATCACATTGAAAGAGTACTAACGATGGATACAAATAATGGTATGAGCGCAAATGACGAATCAAGGTTTAGCTCGGATCAACCAGACGAGTTGAAGAATATTATCGAAGCGGCAATCATGGTCAGTGAAGTGCCGATTACTGTTGATCGCATACTTGGAATGTTTCTCGATGCAACAAAACCGGAACGTGCGACAGTAAAAGAATTATTGCTTGAGCTTGAACAGGATTATGCAAAACGTGGTTTTGAACTCAGGTGCATCGATAAGGGTTATCGACTGCAAACCCGTGAAGAATACTCTCCCTGGCTGGCTCGTTTAAGTACCGGCAGACAGCCGCGCTACTCACGTGCCATGCTCGAAACCCTGGCTATTATCGCCTATAGGCAACCGGTCACGCGTGGTGAAATCGAGGAAATACGTGGGGTCGCTGTCAGTACTGATATAATACGAACCCTGCAGGAAAGAGAATGGATACGTCAGCTTGGAGTACGCGATGTGCCGGGAAAACCTGCCCTGTTTGGAACCACAAAAAACTTTCTTGAATACTTTAGTCTTGAAGGCCTGAGTCAGTTGCCGACGCTGCAGGATATCCGTGATATGGATACCATTGCTGCTGAACTTAACATGGAGTTGCCGCTTGAGGATAATGCAGTGGACAGGCCTGATGACAAAATTGACAATGAAGCAAAAAGTGCGGCTGAAAAAAATTCGCAAGCCGATATGCTGGAAAATTTGCCGGTTACTGATGACCGTCAACCTGTAGAAAACGCTTCATCAAATGATGAGAATTTAGTGACAACAGACGATTCCTCAGAAAATGAAGAATCTCCTGTTAAGAAAATTAATGAAACAGACAGCAATCAGAAAAAATCGGGTTGAAGCCAAATATTAATGAAACCTGAGCGTATCCAGAAGGTTATGGCGCAGGCCGGTGTTGGCTCACGACGGCAGATAGAATCATGGATCAGGGAAGGCAGAATTTCTGTTGATGGCAGGCCGGCAGAGATTGGCCAGTTGATTACCCGTGAACAGCGCTTCACCCTCAATGGAAAGCCACTGAGATTAAGGCAGAAGGCACCGACCCGAGTTATCATACTAAACAAACCGGAAGGCACGATATGCTCAAGAAACGATCCAGAACACAGTAATACTGTTTTTGAATTATTACCGCGCACCAAACATGATCGCTGGGTGCTAGTGGGCCGGCTGGATATAAATACCTCCGGTCTGTTGCTGGTAACCAATAACGGCGAACTGGCCAACCGACTGATGCACCCGTCATATGAGATAGAACGTGAATACGCTGTGCGTGTACTGGGTGAAGCGACGCCCGAACAATTACAGCAACTGCTGGATGGAATAGAACTCGAGGACGGGCCTGCATCCTTCCTCAGTATCGGCGAAAGCGAAGGGTCTGGGAGCAACCACTGGTACCATGTGGTTTTGAAAGAAGGCAGGAACCGTGAAGTCCGCCGTCTGTGGGAGGCGGTAGGTTTGAAAGTCAGCCGCTTGATTCGTATCCGTTATGGCATGATAGCTCTGCCGCGATTGTTGCGAGGCCAGCACAAAGATCTCCCCGAAAAACAGATCACTGCACTGATGCAGTCAGTGGGTATGCGGAATAAACCAGAAAAAAAGATACCAGAAAAAAACAGACCGGGAAAAAAGGCAGGGGCCGGTCAGAAAAAAAGACAGAAGAAGGATGCTCATAAAGAAGCAAG
Encoded here:
- a CDS encoding hypothetical protein (segregation and condensation protein B homolog), with the translated sequence MDTNNGMSANDESRFSSDQPDELKNIIEAAIMVSEVPITVDRILGMFLDATKPERATVKELLLELEQDYAKRGFELRCIDKGYRLQTREEYSPWLARLSTGRQPRYSRAMLETLAIIAYRQPVTRGEIEEIRGVAVSTDIIRTLQEREWIRQLGVRDVPGKPALFGTTKNFLEYFSLEGLSQLPTLQDIRDMDTIAAELNMELPLEDNAVDRPDDKIDNEAKSAAEKNSQADMLENLPVTDDRQPVENASSNDENLVTTDDSSENEESPVKKINETDSNQKKSG
- the rluB gene encoding ribosomal large subunit pseudouridine synthase B, producing the protein MKPERIQKVMAQAGVGSRRQIESWIREGRISVDGRPAEIGQLITREQRFTLNGKPLRLRQKAPTRVIILNKPEGTICSRNDPEHSNTVFELLPRTKHDRWVLVGRLDINTSGLLLVTNNGELANRLMHPSYEIEREYAVRVLGEATPEQLQQLLDGIELEDGPASFLSIGESEGSGSNHWYHVVLKEGRNREVRRLWEAVGLKVSRLIRIRYGMIALPRLLRGQHKDLPEKQITALMQSVGMRNKPEKKIPEKNRPGKKAGAGQKKRQKKDAHKEASRDNSRDSLYGKHRRSKKTDRQPVRRRTRR